A genomic window from Sorex araneus isolate mSorAra2 chromosome 2, mSorAra2.pri, whole genome shotgun sequence includes:
- the CELA1 gene encoding chymotrypsin-like elastase family member 1: protein MLRFLVFATLVLYGHGAEDVPETNTRVVGGTEARRNSWPSQISLQYQSGGNWYHTCGGTLIRQNWVMTAAHCVDTKMTFRVVVGDHNLSQNDGTEQYVSVQKIVVHPYWNTNNVAAGYDIALLRLAKSVSLNSNVQLGVLPKEGTILPNNSPCYITGWGRTRTNGQLAQTLQQAYLPSVDYATCSSSSYWGSTVKNTMVCAGGDGVRSGCQGDSGGPLHCLVNGQYTVHGVTSFVSSMGCNVSRKPTVFTRVSAYITWMNNVIAYN, encoded by the exons ATGCTGCGTTTCCTGGTGTTCGCTACCCTGGTCCTTTATG GACACGGCGCAGAGGATGTTCCCGAAACCAACACCCGAGTGGTTGGCGGGACCGAGGCTCGGAGGAACTCCTGGCCCTCTCAG ATTTCCCTGCAGTACCAGTCCGGAGGTAACTGGTACCACACCTGTGGAGGAACCCTCATCAGACAGAACTGGGTGATGACAGCTGCTCACTGCGTGGACAC CAAAATGACCTTCCGTGTGGTGGTGGGAGACCACAACCTGAGCCAGAACGACGGCACCGAGCAGTACGTGAGCGTGCAGAAGATTGTGGTGCACCCCTACTGGAACACCAACAACGTGGCTGCCGG tTATGACATCGCCCTGCTGCGCCTGGCCAAGAGTGTTAGCCTCAACAGCAACGTCCAGCTGGGAGTCCTGCCCAAGGAGGGAACCATCCTGCCCAACAACAGCCCCTGCTACATCACAGGCTGGGGCAGGACCAGAA CCAACGGCCAGCTGGCACAGACCCTGCAGCAGGCATACCTGCCCTCCGTGGACTATGCCACCTGCTCTAGCTCTTCCTACTGGGGCTCCACCGTGAAGAACACCATGGTGTGCGCTGGTGGGGACGGAGTTCGCTCCGGATGCCAG GGTGACTCTGGCGGCCCTCTCCACTGCCTGGTGAATGGACAGTACACTGTCCATGGCGTGACCAGCTTTGTGTCCAGCATGGGCTGCAACGTCTCCAGGAAGCCCACTGTCTTCACCCGTGTCTCTGCTTACATCACTTGGATGAACAAT GTCATCGCCTACAACTGA